A single window of Halostella salina DNA harbors:
- the nirK gene encoding copper-containing nitrite reductase — MFDTSRRRVLQAMGIGGATAVAGCANAPTAQDRTEQRERMEQAATPEVDRVAADPTDIPGPIDRDEPAEVDVELVPREVTAEIEGGVTFDYMTYNGQVPGPFIRVRRGDTVNVTFRNPEENTMPHNVDFHACAGPGGGAEATMTAPGETAHLRFKATYPGAYIYHCAVPNMDMHISAGMFGIILVEPEGGMPEVDEEVYLGQHEIYTDKEAGTEGHHKFDMASMADEEPTYVVMNGEAYATTPDRYGAAATVETGQTVRTYFVTGGPNMTSSYHPIGNVWERLYPEGSLTTDPQTHIQTKPVAPGSTAIATMDFPVPGNYKLVDHALSRVVRRGCMSVVTAEGEENPEVFDPEPQ, encoded by the coding sequence ATGTTCGACACTTCCCGGCGGCGCGTGCTCCAGGCGATGGGTATCGGCGGCGCGACGGCCGTGGCCGGCTGTGCGAACGCGCCCACCGCCCAGGACCGCACGGAACAGCGCGAACGGATGGAGCAGGCGGCGACGCCGGAGGTCGACCGGGTCGCCGCTGACCCGACGGACATTCCGGGGCCGATCGACCGCGACGAGCCCGCCGAGGTCGACGTGGAGCTCGTCCCCCGCGAGGTGACCGCGGAGATCGAAGGCGGCGTCACCTTCGACTACATGACCTACAACGGGCAGGTCCCCGGGCCGTTCATCCGGGTGCGGCGGGGTGACACGGTCAACGTCACGTTCCGGAACCCCGAGGAGAACACGATGCCGCACAACGTGGACTTCCACGCGTGTGCCGGCCCCGGCGGCGGCGCTGAGGCGACGATGACCGCGCCCGGCGAGACGGCGCACCTGCGGTTCAAGGCGACGTACCCCGGCGCGTACATCTACCACTGCGCCGTCCCGAACATGGACATGCACATCAGCGCGGGCATGTTCGGGATCATCCTGGTCGAACCGGAGGGCGGCATGCCCGAGGTCGACGAGGAGGTGTACCTCGGCCAGCACGAGATCTACACCGACAAGGAGGCCGGCACCGAGGGCCACCACAAGTTCGACATGGCGTCGATGGCCGACGAGGAGCCGACCTACGTGGTGATGAACGGCGAGGCGTACGCGACGACCCCCGACAGGTACGGGGCGGCCGCGACGGTCGAGACGGGCCAGACCGTCCGGACGTACTTCGTCACCGGCGGCCCGAACATGACCAGCAGCTACCACCCCATCGGCAACGTCTGGGAGAGGCTCTACCCCGAGGGGTCGCTGACGACCGACCCGCAGACCCACATCCAGACGAAGCCGGTCGCGCCGGGCAGCACCGCCATCGCGACGATGGACTTCCCGGTGCCCGGGAACTACAAACTGGTCGACCACGCGCTCAGCCGTGTCGTGCGGCGCGGCTGCATGAGCGTCGTCACTGCCGAGGGCGAGGAGAACCCCGAGGTGTTCGACCCGGAGCCGCAGTGA
- a CDS encoding cupin domain-containing protein: protein MAELTRVDDLTESPHAEVFSEQQPRTVRLALDAGESVPGHHHPDHDIVLYGIAGEIELTLDDETYAVSSGDAVQFSGEREISPAAVEDAEALVVFAPAE from the coding sequence ATGGCCGAACTGACACGCGTCGACGACCTGACGGAATCGCCACACGCCGAAGTGTTCTCGGAGCAGCAGCCCCGGACCGTCCGACTGGCCCTCGACGCCGGGGAGTCGGTGCCGGGCCATCACCACCCGGACCACGACATCGTGCTGTACGGGATCGCGGGCGAGATCGAACTGACGCTCGACGACGAGACGTACGCGGTGTCGTCCGGCGACGCCGTCCAGTTCAGCGGCGAGCGGGAGATCTCGCCGGCGGCGGTCGAGGACGCCGAGGCGCTGGTCGTGTTCGCGCCGGCCGAGTAG
- a CDS encoding DUF7342 family protein, translated as MSEEPRGPVPADGGDARSRWRADRTTFQRVYDVVTGTTEPATADEIGDRADCSADGARSALEQLVEMGVAEKRDGRPATYRRNDAYFRWKRVERLAEEHTAAELRERVDALVEEDEALQKRFGVPDPDAVSPGAFDGGDRSAVHDRWEALTQWRSVRRDLRVLQRAAHRAAGRDERGTRDGASV; from the coding sequence ATGAGCGAGGAACCGCGCGGCCCCGTCCCCGCGGACGGAGGCGACGCCCGGTCGCGCTGGCGGGCGGACAGAACCACGTTCCAGCGCGTCTACGACGTGGTGACGGGGACGACGGAGCCGGCGACCGCCGACGAGATAGGCGACCGCGCCGACTGCTCCGCCGACGGCGCTCGTTCGGCGCTCGAACAGCTCGTCGAGATGGGGGTCGCGGAGAAGCGCGACGGCCGCCCGGCGACGTACCGACGGAACGACGCGTACTTCCGGTGGAAACGGGTCGAGCGGCTGGCCGAAGAGCACACGGCGGCCGAGCTCCGCGAACGGGTCGACGCGCTCGTCGAGGAGGACGAGGCGCTCCAGAAGCGGTTCGGTGTACCTGACCCCGACGCCGTCTCCCCGGGAGCGTTCGACGGCGGCGACCGGTCCGCGGTTCACGACCGCTGGGAGGCGCTGACGCAGTGGCGGAGCGTCCGCCGCGACCTGCGGGTCCTCCAGCGGGCGGCCCATCGCGCCGCGGGCCGGGACGAGCGCGGGACGCGCGACGGCGCGTCGGTCTGA